Proteins found in one Alphaproteobacteria bacterium GM7ARS4 genomic segment:
- a CDS encoding type II and III secretion system protein family protein, which yields MIRYNDTSIRAVGHRLWRQGLRVTALCAVVLGCWAGYWAMPLYGEDNPPELGDDYQYDIVEVEVSQAKVVATEDALLDIFVADPSVADVQVSSANTFYIYGRQPGRTTVICYGLNQKVVRVLDLRVAYNVSELKNTIDTLLPDSRIDVLSTPRGIMLTGQVDTPQGSLTARRLSEQYLQALGAESDLLIDNVAVAGANQVNLQVRVAEVSREVGELIGVNLEGARTAGDHQVFSAFRRTFRQDRSQQGGGSSSSQQNQSDIVDITGNIITEVSRASAENLLLGFSGAWGAFYAMLDLLEDENLVTTLAKPNLTALSGETASFLAGGEIGVPTAGGNNQGTSVTFRPFGVSLEFTPTILTSGRISLNINVEVSNVSSSNLVTADGLRIPSLSTRRASTTVDMASGQSFAIAGLLQSDLNSAVDQYPFLSHIPVLGALFRSDSFRRRESELVIIVTPLVVEPVSTEVLRTPLDDGHFNTQVERVLTRRIFEYQPDTEERGEDVLRLPGYLDIGGFMVK from the coding sequence ATGATACGTTATAACGACACGTCCATCCGTGCTGTCGGGCATAGGCTTTGGCGACAAGGCTTGCGGGTGACAGCTCTCTGTGCTGTTGTGCTGGGGTGTTGGGCAGGCTATTGGGCGATGCCCCTTTATGGTGAGGATAATCCCCCCGAGCTAGGCGATGACTATCAGTATGACATTGTCGAGGTTGAGGTCTCACAGGCAAAAGTCGTTGCCACAGAGGATGCTCTCCTTGACATTTTTGTTGCTGACCCTTCTGTTGCCGATGTGCAAGTGAGTTCCGCAAACACCTTTTACATTTACGGTCGCCAGCCCGGGCGCACCACCGTGATATGTTATGGCCTCAATCAAAAAGTTGTGCGCGTCTTGGATTTACGCGTTGCCTATAACGTCTCTGAGTTAAAAAACACCATTGATACGTTGCTTCCCGATTCTCGTATCGATGTCCTATCGACGCCTCGTGGCATTATGTTGACGGGACAGGTGGATACGCCGCAAGGCTCGCTCACGGCGCGTCGATTGTCGGAGCAATATCTCCAAGCGTTAGGGGCTGAGTCGGATTTGCTGATAGACAATGTAGCGGTTGCAGGTGCGAATCAAGTCAATCTACAGGTCAGGGTGGCGGAGGTGAGTCGTGAGGTAGGGGAGCTCATCGGTGTGAATTTAGAAGGGGCGCGCACGGCTGGCGACCACCAAGTCTTTTCGGCATTTCGCCGCACGTTCAGGCAGGATCGTTCACAGCAGGGCGGCGGCTCGTCATCCTCCCAACAAAATCAATCGGACATTGTCGATATTACGGGCAACATCATCACGGAGGTGAGTCGCGCATCCGCTGAGAATTTGCTGTTAGGTTTTAGCGGGGCATGGGGCGCTTTTTATGCCATGCTGGACTTGTTAGAGGATGAAAATCTCGTCACGACATTGGCAAAGCCTAATTTGACAGCCCTGTCGGGGGAAACAGCGAGTTTCTTAGCGGGAGGGGAGATCGGTGTGCCTACCGCTGGTGGCAACAATCAAGGGACATCTGTCACATTTCGCCCCTTTGGTGTGTCGCTGGAATTTACGCCAACCATTTTGACATCTGGACGGATTTCCCTCAATATCAATGTTGAGGTGAGCAATGTCAGTTCCTCTAATTTGGTAACAGCGGATGGGTTGCGGATTCCGAGCCTCAGCACGCGTCGCGCCAGCACGACCGTTGATATGGCCAGCGGGCAGAGTTTTGCCATCGCCGGCTTGTTGCAGAGCGATTTGAATAGCGCTGTGGACCAATATCCTTTTTTGAGTCATATTCCCGTTCTTGGCGCGCTGTTTCGTTCTGATAGTTTTCGTCGTCGGGAGAGCGAATTGGTGATCATCGTCACACCTCTGGTGGTCGAGCCGGTATCGACCGAGGTGCTACGCACACCTCTTGATGACGGGCATTTTAACACGCAAGTGGAGCGTGTCCTCACCCGTCGTATCTTTGAATATCAGCCAGATACGGAAGAACGCGGCGAGGATGTTTTGCGTTTGCCAGGCTATCTTGATATTGGGGGATTCATGGTGAAATGA
- the cpaB gene encoding Flp pilus assembly protein CpaB, which translates to MALNKKQKKLALVVVGGLAFILLVIRPFSSDEEPVEETVSVEELVGDEDIFVPIETENVLVIPVPLKRGTVIGVNSLTLEAVPKDDMRDDYLRDADYTVEDLIGSVVLENLAAGSFLRREQVHIPSEDGSPLKAFMAYGMSAITVPVESYASVSDSIAPDDRVDVIVTFLGGGGGGQGAGTSLPSSRTLLRDIRVLAIGGVSIIDNAVSSGEQASPSTGGQFTATLEVTPRQAEELSVSSRLGSINFVLHKEKVDKQEAQRGTHGNTEALGEEIVPYLPSVSRGGRGE; encoded by the coding sequence ATGGCTCTTAATAAGAAACAAAAGAAGTTGGCTTTAGTTGTCGTGGGTGGACTTGCCTTTATCTTGCTTGTCATCAGGCCCTTTTCTTCGGATGAAGAGCCGGTGGAGGAGACGGTGAGTGTTGAGGAGTTGGTGGGGGATGAGGATATTTTTGTTCCTATCGAGACGGAGAATGTCCTTGTCATTCCCGTTCCCCTCAAGCGGGGCACGGTCATCGGTGTCAATAGTTTAACATTGGAGGCTGTGCCTAAGGACGATATGCGGGACGATTATTTGCGTGATGCCGACTATACGGTGGAGGATTTAATAGGGAGTGTTGTCCTAGAGAATCTGGCGGCGGGGTCATTCTTACGGCGGGAGCAAGTCCATATTCCCAGTGAGGATGGGAGTCCTCTCAAGGCGTTCATGGCGTATGGCATGTCTGCCATCACCGTGCCTGTGGAATCTTATGCCAGTGTCAGTGACAGCATTGCGCCTGATGATAGGGTTGATGTCATCGTGACATTTTTGGGGGGCGGTGGTGGCGGACAAGGGGCGGGGACGTCTCTTCCCTCTAGTCGCACATTATTGCGTGATATTCGGGTGCTTGCCATTGGCGGTGTCTCGATCATCGACAATGCTGTGTCTTCGGGCGAGCAGGCGAGTCCATCGACAGGGGGTCAATTCACCGCAACCCTTGAGGTCACGCCGCGCCAAGCGGAAGAACTCTCGGTGTCAAGCCGTTTAGGCTCTATTAATTTCGTTCTTCACAAGGAAAAAGTGGACAAGCAAGAGGCGCAACGTGGCACGCACGGCAATACAGAGGCATTAGGTGAAGAGATTGTGCCATATCTTCCCAGCGTTTCTCGGGGAGGGCGGGGCGAATGA
- a CDS encoding type II secretion system F family protein translates to MLEFLSDPSVLFGIVLLVGVAVMLLSDDDPLERRMRQVRRGLKKKGIQGDTEEEEDVTSMVKEELGKVVHVAKKTIKPVQVLGEEGVHKMTAQLRAAGYRGTENIIIFILWKIFAAILLGGLTLIWIFSGVESLTPLDYGLFFGALTVGWFSIDFGVRFLANKRRLRLRKTLPDAVDILLICVRSGMTFEASMQRIIVEMGDFHKDIVDEFSLTLSEMQYLNERTDALRNFADRVGLDEVKSFAATIIQADKHGTSISDGLTVFSEEMRKARLFEIEKWSAKVPTLMTLPMALFLLPVFFIITLGPGIISALNAF, encoded by the coding sequence ATGTTAGAATTTTTAAGCGACCCTTCTGTTTTGTTTGGCATCGTCCTTCTCGTAGGCGTCGCTGTCATGCTCTTGTCGGACGATGACCCTTTGGAAAGGCGTATGCGTCAGGTGCGTAGAGGTTTAAAGAAAAAGGGGATACAGGGTGATACGGAGGAGGAGGAAGATGTGACGTCTATGGTGAAGGAGGAATTAGGCAAGGTTGTGCATGTCGCAAAGAAGACGATCAAGCCTGTGCAGGTGTTAGGTGAGGAGGGCGTTCATAAGATGACGGCGCAGCTACGCGCGGCGGGGTATCGCGGCACCGAGAACATCATCATTTTTATCTTGTGGAAGATTTTTGCGGCGATTCTCTTGGGCGGGTTAACATTGATATGGATTTTTAGCGGTGTAGAGAGTTTGACTCCGTTGGATTATGGCTTGTTTTTTGGCGCATTGACCGTTGGTTGGTTCTCTATAGATTTTGGCGTGCGTTTTCTGGCCAACAAGCGTCGCTTGCGCTTGCGCAAGACCCTACCAGATGCTGTTGATATTTTGCTCATCTGTGTGCGTTCAGGCATGACGTTCGAGGCATCGATGCAGCGTATCATTGTTGAGATGGGCGACTTTCACAAGGATATTGTGGATGAGTTCAGCTTAACACTCTCCGAGATGCAATATCTTAATGAACGCACCGATGCTTTGCGCAATTTTGCTGACCGTGTCGGCTTGGACGAAGTGAAATCCTTTGCGGCGACGATTATTCAAGCGGATAAGCATGGGACGTCGATTTCTGATGGTTTGACGGTCTTTAGTGAAGAGATGCGCAAAGCCCGTCTTTTTGAGATCGAAAAATGGTCGGCAAAAGTCCCTACCTTGATGACACTTCCTATGGCGCTCTTTCTTCTTCCTGTGTTCTTCATCATCACTTTGGGCCCCGGGATTATTTCTGCATTGAATGCGTTTTAG
- a CDS encoding CpaF family protein, which yields MAFGKKRPVAEPQSAPQEQAPPPPQAPQGMPDTGYPSADQQQEAFRDFASYHDANVHDAHGAPGAQSVEGDTSDVHEKRSRDIARIYEGAVDEVTRSARRSVITKEDRDFLYNDVIKQINIEDAREMDRESFHDMISLILNDSITKRSIRLNATEQNQITKELVDDMLGLGPIDELLEDDTINDILINGPSMVYVERRGKLEVIDVQFRDQEHLMNIAQRMASRVGRQVDESSPLTDARLLDGSRVHIAFPPVASNGPYISIRKFAKQRIGLDSMVRNGSISEGMAKVMDIAAACRLNIVVAGGTGAGKTTVLNALSQKIDSKERILTVE from the coding sequence ATGGCTTTTGGTAAAAAAAGGCCTGTGGCAGAGCCACAGAGCGCGCCACAGGAGCAAGCGCCACCGCCTCCTCAAGCGCCACAAGGCATGCCAGATACGGGCTATCCTTCCGCTGACCAGCAGCAGGAGGCATTCCGCGATTTTGCGTCTTACCATGACGCCAATGTCCATGACGCCCATGGCGCCCCGGGTGCGCAGTCGGTAGAAGGCGATACGTCTGATGTGCATGAGAAAAGAAGTCGTGACATTGCGCGCATTTATGAAGGGGCTGTGGATGAGGTGACGCGCTCAGCCAGACGGAGCGTCATCACGAAGGAAGATAGGGATTTTCTTTACAATGATGTTATCAAGCAGATCAACATCGAGGATGCTCGGGAGATGGATAGGGAGAGTTTCCATGATATGATCAGTCTCATCCTCAATGACTCTATCACCAAACGTTCCATAAGGCTCAATGCCACAGAACAGAATCAGATAACGAAGGAACTTGTCGATGACATGTTGGGTTTGGGCCCCATTGACGAGTTGCTAGAGGACGATACGATCAATGACATTTTGATTAATGGGCCGAGCATGGTGTATGTGGAGCGGCGAGGCAAGTTGGAGGTCATTGATGTGCAATTTCGTGACCAAGAGCATCTTATGAACATAGCCCAGCGCATGGCGTCTCGTGTGGGGCGTCAAGTGGATGAGAGCAGTCCTCTGACGGATGCTCGATTGTTGGATGGCAGTCGTGTGCATATTGCCTTTCCGCCTGTGGCGTCCAATGGCCCTTATATATCGATACGTAAGTTTGCCAAGCAGAGGATAGGTCTTGATAGCATGGTGCGTAATGGCAGTATTTCTGAGGGGATGGCGAAGGTTATGGATATTGCGGCGGCCTGTCGCTTAAACATTGTGGTGGCGGGAGGCACGGGGGCTGGCAAGACGACGGTGTTGAATGCGCTCTCTCAAAAGATTGACTCTAAGGAGCGTATTCTCACGGTGGAG
- a CDS encoding CpaF family protein translates to DTLELQLQQPHVARLECRAANSEGVGSIDTRELVRNALRMRPDRIILGEVRGPEVFDMLQAMNTGHDGSMATIHANNPVDALRRIENMMAQTGMHLPVAVVRQYIQSALDMIIFVQRMRDGVRRVSGIMEITGMEGDTIVTQPVYEFTINSVGADGKIEGSYESSGLKPRFLDKARDYGLHIELLEAIGFEGEIER, encoded by the coding sequence AGGACACGTTAGAGCTCCAATTGCAACAGCCGCATGTGGCGCGTCTGGAATGTCGCGCCGCCAATTCAGAAGGCGTTGGCTCGATAGACACGCGTGAGTTGGTGCGCAATGCGTTGCGTATGCGTCCAGACAGGATTATTTTGGGCGAGGTGCGTGGGCCTGAGGTGTTTGATATGTTGCAAGCCATGAACACAGGCCATGATGGCTCTATGGCGACGATTCACGCCAACAATCCTGTGGATGCGTTGCGCCGTATCGAGAACATGATGGCACAGACGGGGATGCATTTGCCGGTTGCTGTTGTCAGGCAGTATATTCAAAGTGCTCTCGATATGATTATTTTCGTTCAGCGTATGCGTGACGGCGTCAGGCGTGTCTCTGGCATCATGGAGATTACGGGCATGGAGGGCGATACCATTGTCACGCAGCCCGTTTACGAATTCACCATTAATAGTGTGGGAGCTGATGGTAAAATTGAGGGTTCTTATGAGTCTTCTGGTCTCAAGCCACGTTTCTTGGACAAGGCGCGCGACTATGGGTTGCACATCGAATTGCTAGAAGCCATTGGTTTCGAGGGTGAGATCGAGCGTTAG
- a CDS encoding prepilin peptidase has protein sequence MTGYDVSAVGINAVGGGVLLALSLAVLLVGAVADAAYRIVPNSCSYVFLFLWGVSFIFVPHAIPWWDIVMPLFYGGCVFMGGLVLYHLGGFGAGDVKWLSAMSVWAGEAYVVSLVMLTFLLGGVFVCFFVPYLWYRARRDGRPFIGFMRGYPFPFALPIACAGGLVAWMHYGRFFLP, from the coding sequence ATGACAGGTTACGACGTCAGTGCTGTGGGGATTAATGCTGTTGGCGGGGGTGTCTTGCTGGCGTTGTCCTTGGCGGTTTTGCTGGTGGGGGCGGTGGCGGATGCGGCCTATCGTATCGTCCCTAACAGCTGTTCCTATGTCTTTTTGTTCTTGTGGGGGGTCTCCTTTATCTTTGTGCCTCATGCCATCCCATGGTGGGACATTGTCATGCCGCTCTTTTATGGTGGTTGCGTGTTTATGGGTGGGCTTGTGCTCTATCATCTTGGCGGTTTTGGCGCTGGTGATGTCAAATGGCTCTCAGCCATGTCTGTGTGGGCTGGCGAAGCCTATGTGGTGTCTCTCGTGATGTTGACGTTTTTATTGGGGGGTGTTTTTGTGTGTTTTTTTGTCCCATATTTATGGTATCGGGCACGAAGGGATGGGCGTCCCTTCATAGGATTTATGCGTGGTTACCCATTTCCCTTTGCCCTTCCCATAGCCTGTGCTGGCGGTCTTGTCGCATGGATGCACTATGGTCGTTTTTTCTTGCCATAG
- a CDS encoding type II secretion system F family protein yields the protein MTIEVIISLIVLSVAAWWVLSQEEEEFDIEKRLLLGNYKAAIDRSRQRSHEAQQRHTGQKNTFFGRLLVMLDRNIHRAELDIPARTFLMLYGVLSMGTGFIISNLSVFPLFPAAILGAGLVGGVFYFYVRVVEGRRIQKFLVQFPDALDSITRGVRSGLPISKQIQVLGRDFSEPLAGIFRRVNDFMVLGDSLAEALRKVSQEFYLPEFQLFTVAVNIQQKTGGNLSTVLENIANTIRSRLESRSKLEASVSQAKSGAYIIGSAPLAMVLLLNLIQPDHFTPLFDTATGHNLLWLIAIFYGCTVLSFKYLLRDRF from the coding sequence ATGACGATAGAGGTGATCATTTCTCTTATTGTGCTGTCTGTGGCGGCGTGGTGGGTTCTTTCTCAGGAAGAGGAGGAATTCGACATAGAGAAGCGCCTTCTTCTTGGCAATTATAAGGCGGCGATTGACCGCTCTCGCCAGCGTTCTCACGAGGCACAGCAGCGCCACACAGGACAGAAAAACACATTTTTCGGGCGTCTTCTCGTTATGCTCGACCGTAATATCCATAGGGCGGAGCTCGATATTCCGGCACGGACATTCTTGATGTTGTATGGCGTTCTGTCCATGGGCACTGGTTTTATCATTTCCAATCTGTCTGTTTTTCCTCTCTTTCCTGCCGCTATTCTTGGGGCGGGTTTGGTGGGGGGCGTCTTTTACTTTTACGTGCGTGTGGTCGAGGGGCGAAGGATACAGAAATTTCTTGTGCAGTTTCCTGATGCTCTTGATTCCATCACACGTGGTGTGCGTTCGGGGCTTCCTATCAGCAAACAGATTCAAGTATTGGGGCGTGATTTTTCCGAGCCTCTGGCGGGAATTTTTCGTCGCGTCAATGACTTTATGGTGTTGGGCGATAGCCTTGCTGAGGCTTTGCGTAAGGTCAGCCAAGAGTTTTATCTTCCTGAATTTCAGCTCTTCACTGTTGCTGTCAATATACAGCAGAAAACGGGGGGCAACCTCAGCACCGTCCTCGAGAATATCGCCAACACCATTCGCAGTCGATTAGAGTCGAGGTCTAAGTTGGAGGCGAGTGTTTCTCAGGCGAAAAGTGGCGCTTATATTATTGGCTCTGCTCCTCTCGCTATGGTTTTGCTCCTTAATTTGATACAGCCAGACCACTTCACGCCACTCTTTGATACGGCGACGGGGCATAATTTGCTGTGGCTCATCGCGATTTTTTACGGATGCACGGTGCTCTCTTTCAAATATCTGCTCAGAGATAGGTTTTAA